A genomic window from Eleginops maclovinus isolate JMC-PN-2008 ecotype Puerto Natales chromosome 9, JC_Emac_rtc_rv5, whole genome shotgun sequence includes:
- the psmb11b gene encoding proteasome subunit beta type-11b, producing the protein MALQDLCNLQEVFPDTGHSQFGKRSYSESCFSGSSSDPFTFCIPAAEFLEQSPLQFGQGSSAFTSQDLLLSSLSWPPGLPQDSPQSVPLPFPMSHGTTTLAFLFQGGVLAAADTRSSCSGLVACPASQKVLPIHSHMVGTTSGTSADCALWKRILARELRLYQLRHGRRLSTGGAAKLLSHMLHPFKGSELCVAATLCGWDGGDLDQDQQPTQGGARPDPSHPVSQSSVNAQQSSGRTRSSGPSLYYVCSDGTRLQGSLFSVGSGSPYAYSILDQGVRWGLTLQEATSVAREAVYRATHRDAYSGNCVDVFHVSSAGWSRRSREDLREEYYRERERRERERRESE; encoded by the coding sequence ATGGCTCTGCAGGACCTGTGCAACCTCCAGGAAGTCTTTCCTGACACGGGTCACTCTCAGTTTGGGAAGAGGAGTTACTCTGAGAGCTGTTTTTCCGGGAGCAGCTCTGACCCGTTTACCTTCTGCATCCCGGCCGCAGAGTTCCTGGAGCAGAGTCCTCTGCAGTTTGGACAGGGGAGTAGTGCTTTCACCTCTCAagacctcctcctctcctccctatCTTGGCCCCCCGGCCTCCCCCAGGACTCCCCTCAGTCCGTCCCCCTTCCCTTCCCCATGTCCCACGGTACCACCACCCTGGCCTTCCTGTTCCAGGGGGGCGTTCTGGCGGCGGCCGACACCCGCTCCAGCTGCTCGGGGCTGGTGGCATGTCCGGCCTCGCAGAAGGTCCTGCCGATCCACAGCCACATGGTGGGAACCACATCGGGAACCTCAGCGGACTGCGCCCTTTGGAAGCGGATCTTGGCTCGAGAACTCCGGCTCTACCAACTCCGGCACGGCCGGCGCTTGTCCACGGGCGGCGCCGCCAAACTGCTGTCCCACATGCTGCACCCGTTCAAAGGCAGCGAGCTGTGCGTGGCCGCCACGCTTTGTGGCTGGGACGGCGGGGACCTAGATCAGGACCAGCAACCGACCCAGGGAGGAGCAAGACCTGATCCCAGCCATCCAGTCTCTCAGAGCTCTGTCAATGCTCAGCAGAGCTCTGGCAGAACGCGGTCCTCTGGTCCCAGTCTGTACTACGTTTGCAGTGACGGGACCCGCCTGCAGGGGTCCCTCTTCTCCGTGGGCTCGGGATCGCCCTACGCCTACTCCATCCTGGACCAGGGTGTGAGATGGGGTCTCACACTGCAGGAGGCCACGTCCGTTGCCAGGGAGGCTGTCTACAGAGCCACTCACCGAGACGCTTACTCAGGGAACTGTGTGGACGTCTTCCATGTCTCCTCTGCGGGGTGGAGTCGCCGGAGCAGGGAGGACCTGAGGGAGGAGTACTACAGGGAAAGGGAGAgacgagagagggagagacgggAGTCTGAGTGA